Sequence from the Natronomonas marina genome:
GCGAGCGGGGCGATTGCCCCCGAGCGAAGTAGGGTAGGGTAGTTTACTCGAACGTTCTCCCCAACCGACGCAGCCGTGGCGAGACATACCGGTAGCCAAGCCCGGTGAACAGCCCTAGCGTGATTCCCCACACCACATGAGCCGCAAGCAACACCCCCGTGAGGTTTGGAATCGGGACCTGGAACCCGAGTAACCGTAACCAGAGCGGGGCAATGACGCCGGCAGCGGCGGCCCAGAGAACCAGTGCCCACACGATCCCGATGGCCACGAAAGCCGGGAGGTGGTCGCGGTACGCCGTCGGCGCAACCGAGACCAGACCGGCGTAAATGAATGCGAAGACGGCACTGTGGAATTCGTGGGTTACCCAGCCAATGACGGGGTCGGAGATGCCATAGAAGACGCCGATCGCCGCCACCGACCCGCCGAGTTGCTCCGACACGATACCGTAGGCGACTCCCGCGAGGATGGCTGCCCCGAGGGTGACCGCCAAGTGAGGAACATCCAGCCGGATTCCCGTGATTCCCGACCGACTCGGTTCAAACCCGATCTCGGTCCCCGTCGGGCGTGCGAGGGTGACCGTGATCGTCGACCCAGTGTCGGTCACCTCGGTGTCGATGGTGCCCCCGAAGCTCTCGACGAGCAGCCTGACGATGTTCAGGTCGTAGCCGTCGCGCGGATCGTCGAAATCGGTGATTTCGCCGGATTCCAGGAGGACCTGCTGTGGGTCGGGTAGCCCGGGTCCCTCGTCGGCGACGCTGATTGACACATGGGTGGCCGTCTCGTCGACCGAAACGCATACCGTGGGCTCGTCGGATGTCGCGTGGACGATGGCGTTATCAAGGAGGTTCTCGAAAACCTGTTCCACCCTCTCGGTCGCCTGGACCTGAACCGAACCGGGGCGGTCGCCAACCGAGATCGTCGCGGCGGGGTGGCGGTCGGACACAGTCTCGATACTCCGGTCGAGGCAGTCCGATACGTCGACGGACTCTCCTCCGGCGTCCTGGCTTGTAGTCCGGGTTAAATATCGAACTTCTTCGATGGTCGTCGCGATGTCAGTCGAGTGTTGTTCGATGATCTCGGCGTCGTCGGTGTCATGCTCACCGGCCCACGCTGCGTACCCCTGGATCACGGTTACTGCATTGAGGACCTCGTGGCGGAGGAGGCGATTGAGGACCTCGAGGCGGTTCGTCTGCTCGCGCAATTCACGCCGCTGTCGCTGCGTGCGGGCAGCATACAGGCCCGTCAACGTCCCACCGAGGCTCCCACCGATTAGGAAATTCGAAAGGTAGAGCTGCGACCGTAGTGCCGCGGGCCTCGGGAGCGTTCCACCGGTCGAACCGATCAGCGTAAGCAGCACGAGCACCGCCATCGTTCCAGCGCCGATAACACACCACAGGGCGGTCGTCCGGACGAGCGACGCCTCCACATCAGCAACCATCAGCGCCACACCGAACGCAGCCACCCCCAGTCCGAGCAGGAGCGGGAGCACCCCGGCCGCGTAAAATCGAACCGGGTCGTCGATCGCGATGGTCACGGTGAATCGGGTGAGAAAGAACCCGATTCCGGCGACGATGATGCCGCTGTAATTCAGTCTCCCCCTCACGGATGGGTATAACGATATTGGAGAGAGTAATAACCTCTCGGGTGCGCTCAGGGTGTCCGATTCGGGGAGGGTTGGTAGCCCAGATACCCCTGAATGGCCACCCTCTCGACGAATATACGGATACGGCCATCACGAATGGCCAGCGTGTCTATCGCCAGCAGTTCCATATCGACGAGCCGGGGCTGACGGACGTGTTTACGTTCCAGTACCTCCGGGATACAGGGGAGTAGATTCGGTCGGAGTGGGCCGATATTTAGCACAGAACGCTCGTTCAGACGGCGTGGTACCCATCTTTTCAGCAGTCTTTTAAGTCAGTGTCTACTCGGTATAGTACCGAGTAACCCGAACGAAGCGGCCAGCAGACAATATCTCACCTCGTGACTCGAGGACACTACCCGAGTCGGTCCCACGACTGAGAACCCACGCTGTTTCACGCCGCCTACTTCTGGGGCCACGAATCCACTATGACGACTTCACATTCGAGCCGACTGTTCGAGAGTGGCACCGCAAACACACTCTATGCCACCATCCCCGCACAGCTCGTGACCGATTCTCAGTTCCCCTTCGAGCCTGACGACGCTATTAGAGTCTCCATCGATGGCGATCGTCTCATCATCGCTCCCGACAGGGACGGGGACACAGGGGGTTCCGAATGAGCACTACGTCTACACAATCTCACGATCACCTCGAGGAAATCAGGGTGCTCCACGTCGATGACGAGCCGAACTTCGCTGAGATGGCTGCGAGGTTCATAACGGGAGAGGACCACCGGTTCAGTATCGACACTGCGACAAGCCCCAGCGAGGGACTCGACCGGCTCGACGATGGACGGTTCGATTGTGTCGTCTCCGACTACGATATGCCCGAACAGAACGGGATCGACTTTCTGAAAACCGTCCGTGAGACCCACCCCGATCTACCGTTCATTCTCTTTACTGGCAAAGGCTCCGAAGAAATCGCCAGTGAGGCCATCTCTGCTGGCGTCACTGACTATCTGCAGAAGGGAACAGGGACCAGTCAGTACACAGTACTCGCCAATCGGGTCACCAACGTCGTCGAACAGTTCCGATCACGACGGGCCATCACGGAAACCCAACAAAAGCTCACCCAGCTTGCCGAACATACCGACGATATTCTCTTCATGTTTACCGGAGACTGGAGCGAACTCCTGTTCATCAATTCAGCATACGAAGAGATTTGGGGCGGCTCGATCGATGAACTCTACGACGACCCGGCATCGTTTTTGGAATACATCCACCCTGCCGACCGCGACAAAGCCATCGAGATGATGGATCGGATCTCCAGTGGCCAGTCGGACGAAATCGAATATCGGGTGCAACGCCCTGACGGTGACCAACGGTGGATCCACGGCAAGACCAAGCCGATCGTCGACGCAAATGGATCTGTCTCCCGAATTGTCGGCTACGTCCGCGATATCACCGACCGGAAAAAGCGTGAACGGGAACTCGGGCGAAAAGAACGCCGGTATCAGGCCGTGTTCAACGACCCGAACATCCTCGTCGGATTGACCGATACAGACGGCACGGTCCGGGACGTCAACCAGACAGCGCTGGAGTACATCGATGCCGACCTCCAGGAGGTGATTGGCGACCCGCTCTGGGAGGCCCCGTGGTTCGACCATTCGGAAGCCGTCCAGGACGACGTCAAAGACTGGATAGCCCGCGCCGCCACTGGCGAGTACGTCGAGTTCGAAGTCGAGCTTGTACGGCCCGGCGGGGACCCGTATACAGTGTCCGGGGTGTTCAGACCAGTCACGAACGCCGATGGTGAGGTCGTCTCGCTGCTCATTTCCGATCGAGACATAACCGAGTCGAAACAGCGGGAACGCGAACTCGAACAGACCAACGCACTCCTTTCGACACTGATTATGGCGCTTCCAGAGGGCGTGCTCGTCGAAGACGAGTCGCGACAAATATTGACTGTGAATCAACAGATGTTCGATCTCTTCGAGTTGCCGGACTCGCCCGAGGACGTCATCGGCGCAGACTGTGCCGACATGGCTGAATCGATCGCTGGCATGTTCGACCACTCCGAGCAGTTCATCGAGCAAATCAACGAACGGCTCGGTGACCGCGAGCCTGTCGATGGTGAAGCGCTTGCGCTTGCGGACGGCCGAACGTTCGAGCGAACCTATCGGCCGATCGAACTCCCCGATACTGATGGCCATCTGTGGATGTATCGGGACGTAACCGCCCGCAACACCCGCCAACAGGAACTCGAAACGGTCCAGCGACGATTCGAAGCCGTCCTCGAGAACACGACGACGCCGATGTTTATGAAGGACGACGATGGCAGGTATATTTTTGTCAACCAGGCGTACCGGGACCTCTTCGACCTTCGAGACGAGGATATCATCGGGCGAACCGACCATACGATCCACTCACCGGAGATAGCGGCCGAAGTCCAGCAGAACGACCGATCCGTCCTCGAACGAGGCGAGCCGCTCGAGATCGAGGAACGAATCAGCAGCAACGGTGTGGAACGGACCTTCCTGTCGACGAAAGTCCCCATCTACGACACGGGGTCACGATCCGATCCGGATGTCCCTGTTGCTCTCTTCGGGATCGCGACGGACATCACCGAGCGGACAGCCCACGTTCAGCAACTCGAAGCCCTGAATCAGATTGCCCAGGAGTTGATGAGTGCAGACACGCGAGAGGAAGTCGTCGAGATCGGTGTCGAGATGACGCGGGATCTCCTGGGAATGCATGCGAATTCGATTCATCTGTACGACGAGGCCGCCGACGCCCTCGTTCCGGTGGAAGTCACCGACGCCATCTACGATCTCGTTGGCGAGCCACCGACGTTTACCGGAGCGGACAGTATCGCCTGGCGCGTCTACCAACAGGGAGAAACACTCGCAGTAGACGATGTCCACGAGGATCCGGACCGATATAACCAGGAGAGCCCGATGCGGAGCGAACTCTTCCTGCCCCTCGGTGAGTATGGGGTTATGCTCGCCGGATCACCGTCCCCCGAGACCTTCGACGAACAGGACGTCCTTATCGGGGAGATTCTGGCCGGTGTGCTGACGGCAGCCCTGGAGCAGGTCGAACGAACCGAGCAACTCCGTACCCGTGAGCGGGAACTCACGAGGCAAAACGACCGTCTCGAGCGGTTTGCCAGCATCGTCAGTCACGATTTGCGGAATCCGCTTAGTGTCGCCACCGGGCGCCTGGAACTGGCTGCCGGAGAGTGCGACAGCGAGCATTTGGACCACGTCGAGCAAGCCCACGAGCGGATGCGGACCTTGATCGAGGATCTGCTCGCACTCTCCCGTGACGGTGAGACTGTCGACGATCTCGAACCGATCGCTCTCGGGCAACTGGTAGAGGGCTGCTGGGAGACAGTCGAGACCGGCGAGGCCAGACTGGGCTCGATTCCCGACCAAACGATAGAGGCCGACCGGAGTCGACTGAAGCAGCTGTTCGAGAACCTGATGCGGAATGCGGTCGAACACGGTGGCGAGAACGTAACGGTGCGGGTCGGTTCGTTGGCCGATGGGTTTTACGTCGAAGATGACGGCTCCGGTATCCCAGTCGACGAGCGTGAACCGATATTCGAAGCCGGCTACTCCACAGGTGAAGACGGGACCGGCTTCGGATTACACATTATCAAACAGATAGTCGATGCCCACGACTGGCGAATCCACGTGACGGACAGTGACGAGGGCGGCGCACGTTTCGAGATCACTGGCGTGGAAGTTGTTGCTGTATAGAGTCGCTGTCATCAGCACAGCCGTCGAATCCCATCAACGTTTGAAGGTTTCAACGCGCCCGGATTATTTACATATTGATTATCCATATCTAAAATGTTCGGGACTGCGGCGTGCGTTGCGATTCTCACATCCCAGATGGTGGGCAACATAGTGGTGTACACCCTGTGTAGCGCTTGCTTTGCCGGGTGTACGGTTGGCTTGACGGCCGCAATGTGGGTTCGTTCGTGCTGTGTAGGCGGCGGCCGAGACAACGGGTCTATTTCGCAACTGTTCGATGGGTACGGGAATCTGCCTGTCTCGCAGTTTCGAGTCGAGAGTACCTGTCCGGCAGTCCCGCGACACACGGCGGTCGATATTCAACAGGGGTGTAGACTGGAGAGTTACCACTCCCAATGCCGGCCGCATGTATATCTGAAACCCCGATACACCCCTGAAGATATGGGGGTGTATCGCCCGTTTTCCAGACCCGAGATGTCGTTCAACCGACCACCTTCGAGCGTCAACGAGACTCCAGTGGACTCTACATCGTACATAGAGCGACCACAATACTCGGTCAGGTTCTCCTCTGCTCGCGGCACCGCCCGCTTCTAGTCGGCCGCGCCGAGACGGAGTCACAGCGTGGCTCCTGGACACGCTTGCGGCGGCTGTGGTGATTGTACTCGATAGGTATCGCCGACCGCAGTCGAGCCGTGTATCGAACGCGACTCCTTGGTGGGTGTACGTTCCAATTGTTCGACGACCTCCACTGGTATTTCGGCTACCATCCCGAGGGGGCAAATATCGCGAGACCACTGTGCCGGAACGATAAGCAAACCCTACGGCCGAACCGATATCGGTTAGCGACTCGCACGGACCCGACAGGTACGTACTCGATGGCCGAAAATCCGCAGGTATTAGGGTTCTCAAGCCCATAGAGTAACTGATGGGCCGCTCTCGTACCTACCGCTGTCTGAACTGTCTGGAGGAGACGGTTACCCGGTCGTTCGACACGTCGCATCTATCGCGACGGTGTCCGGACTGTGGCTCAATGGAACGGTTCGTCAACGAGGCCGTCTACGAGCAGTTCAGGTCCTTCGAGGCTGCCCCGCCGGCGTCGCTGGAGTGGGACCAACTGTCTCGCACCGAGCGGCTGTTGGTCAGTGAGCGGGTCGTCCGAACCGATCGGTCGGTCGAGGATTTCGACATCGCGACGTGAGGGGGGCTCGGAGCGACGGTATCCAGATGGGCCAAGCCGCCTGCTTCAAAAATCAACGGTGATGTCGGTCGAGCGGTTAGCGTCGAGGACGCTGACTTCGTGGTACTCGTCAGTGTCGTCGAAGGTGTCCGTCCCGTTCTATGTCGAACTCCCGTAGCAGTCGTTGGCTTCGAATCGGGAGTAGAGGTTTGACCGCTTTATCTGGTTGTATGGCTCAGCTTTCTTCTCTCATTCGTCACACTTCTCCAGAGAACCCTTGTTATATTATCATGATTGAAAACATGTAAGTAGGATAAGACACAGTCACAATGTAGCGATGAGCCGTTACCCCAGGGGGGTCCGGGCTGCGACCCTGAAATGTATCGCGTGCAACGCCCCGGTCGTGGAGACGGTCGATTCGGAATACAAATGCGTCGAATGTGGGGAGGCGCCTATCGAGCCGCATAGCGGCCCATCTACGGCTGCTGCGGACGATTAACGAGCGATGCCGCTTGCATCGGTTCGATTTTCTTTGCCACTCACTAGCAACGAGACGCTCCTTGATCCCTCGGGCACACCACCGGTCGCCTGCCAGGCCCTCAGCACGGAATAACCATACCTAGCCTTGACCTCCCCCACGGCTGAAGCCGTGGGATTTCGCCTTGCACTACTGTGAACCGCGGAGTACCATCAAATCGGTCAGCAGAGAGTTGCTACGTCCGTTTCCCGCTCTGTTCCGCGTCCGTGTTCACCAGCCGGTGGTACTGTCTGAGGAACGTCGTGCGGTCGGTTCGGCCGGCGTCGGCCGCCACGAGCGTCTCCTCGAGTCCGTCCCGGGTCTGGTGGCAACAATTACGATAGCAGGGCTTGCACAGGTACTCGAAGGTCTTGCCCTCGCGACTCCAGCGGTCGCCGTGTTTGTCGTACTCACGGGCATCCTCGCGGTCGAGGGTCTCACCGCAGGCGATGCACGTCACCTGCTCGTCAGCGTCGCCGCCCCACAGTGTCGAGGCGGGTGTCGTCATCTGTCCACCTCCCCCATGATAGCGTCCAGGCTCCCTATCGTCGCGATGAGGTCGGCAACGTACTCGCCCTCCGCCATCGCCGGGAGTGCCGACAGGTTCGAGAACGACGGACCGCGTATCTTGAACCGAGCGGGGGTCTCGGTGCCGTCGGCACGAATGTAGATGCCGAGTTCGCCCTTTGCCCCCTCGACGGCCCGGTAGCACTCCCCGGACGGCTTCAGCGTCCGCGGCACGTTGGCTTGGACGGTGCGCTCTCCGCTCGGCCAGTCCGCGAGAAGATCGACGCACTGGTCGACGATGGCCGCCGACTCCTCGATTTCCTTCAACCGGACGAGCACCCGGGAGAAGTTGTCACAGCCGTCCTCGGTGACGACGTCCCATTCGAGGCGGTCGTAGTAGCCGTACGGGTCGTCACGCCGAAGGTCATAGTCGATGCCGGAGCCGCGGGCGACCGGCCCAGTGACGCCGTACTGCTTTGCGACCTCCGGTGGTAGTTCACCGGTATCGACACACCGGGCCTGGAAGACCTCGTTGCTCGTCAGCAGGTCGTGGTACTCGCCGAGTTTCCGCGGCAGGTCGTCGGTGAAGGCGCGCACCTCCTCGAAGAACGCTTCCCTGGGGGAGGGGATATCCCAGGCGACGCCGCCGACTCGGAAGTAGTTGAACATGAGACGTTGCCCGGTCAGATCCTCCAGAAGGTCCTGAACGACCTCCCGGTCCCGGAACCCGTACATGAAGGTCGCGGTGAATTCACCGTTGACGTCCAGCGCGTACATGGCGGTGGCGAGCAAGTGCGACAGGATACGGGAGAGCTCGGCGCTCATCGTCCGGACGACCTGTGCGTACTCGGGGACCTCGATGTCGGCCAGGTCCTCGACGACGCGGGCGTAGGCCCACTCGTTGAGCAGGCCGGCCCCGCCCCAGTCCCAGCGGTCGGGGTACGGCATGATCTGGTGGCGATACGTCCCCTGCTGGCACATCTGTTCCTCACAGCGGTGGATGTAGCCGATGTCCGGCTCGACGTCGACCACCTGCTCGCCGTCCAGTACGGTCTCGACGTGAAGGACGCCGTGGGTCGACGGGTGGTGCGGACCGATGTTGATGAACATCGTGTCCGTGCCACCCTGTTCACCCCGATGATCCTCCTCCAGCGGGTTGGCGTGCTCGTGGAGTGTGACGACCTGTGGTTGTTCCTGGTCGTAGTCCTCGCGGAGCGGATGTCCCTGCCAGGTCTCCGGCAGCAGGATACGACGCAGGTCCGGATGGCCCTCGTACTCGATACCGAGGAGGTCGTAGGCCTCCCGTTCGTGCCACTCGGCCGTCGGGTAGACCGCTGCCGCGGACTCGCCGACAGGGTCGCCCCGCGTCGTCGGGACGACGACCGACAGTTCGCGCGTCCGGTCGTCGTAGCTGGTGAGGTGGTAGACAGTCTCGAAGCGGTCTTCGTACTCCTGGGCGGTCACGCACGAACAGTGGTCGAAGCCCGCCTTCGAGCGGAGCGTCGAGAGGACGTCACGGACTCGGTCGGCCCGGATTACGATTGCCGGGGCGTTCTCGTGTGACCGACGGCCGACGAGAGCGTCCTCGGGGAGGGCTGTGACCGCCCTGTCCACGGGTCGGCCGGCGGTCGGGACTCGTTGCTGTTGCATCGTCTAGTGGGCGTCAGTTCTCGGCGTAGTGCAGTAGGCGCACTGCCTCACCTGTGGTGGAATATAAGTGTCGACGGGGAATTCTCACGACCACTCCGCATCGAGACCGACGAACAGCCGAACGCGACCACGAATACCGGCGGCTGGACGACGGTTCCCGCCTGCGGTATCAACACACCCCCTGGAGCGTTCGGTTGTATTCGAAGGCCTTGATTTCGAAGTCGCGGGGATTCGTGGTGCTTAATCGCATGCGTTCGAAGTTGATGTATGCGATATCTCACGGTGTTGGTCGAACCCGAGGGAGGGAGCGCGTTCCATCCACTTGGCGAAGAGCTGACGGCGGAACCCTCGATCGAGCGGCGAGCGATTCATCGTGTCGAACTTCTCGCCGACGACACAGTGCTGCTGTTTGCCGAGGCGAGCGGCAGCAAAGAACGGTACGAGCGAATCATGGACGATTCTCCGCACGTCGTCGATTATCTCGTCGCGGGCGAGAACCGCTGGATGGCTGTGAGTCAATTCGAACCGACGGAAGCGGTCCGGCGAGCACTGGAACTACAGCGGGAAACACTCCTGGTGATCGAGACGCCGATCCGCTTCACGTCCGATGATAATCTTCGACTCACGTACGTCGGGACCGACGAGACGTTCAGGAAACTGTCCGAGTACGTCGACGGGATGGACGCGATTACCTTCGACATTCTCGACATGGGTGATTACGATGTCGACAGGTCCTCGTTCAGGAGGCTGATCACCGCTCGGCAAGAGGAAGTGCTCGAGGCGGCCGTAGAGCTGGGGTATTATCGCGAGCCCCGCCAGGCGTCGCTCGAGGACATCAGTGGGGTCGTCGGAATCTCGCCTGCGACTGTCGGTGAACACCTTCGGAAAGTCGAGCAGCGTGTATTTGGCGAAATCGTCCAGTAAGCTAACCCACGGCTAAAGCCGTGGGCTTTCAGCGTGGACTCCCGCTCTGGCCGAATCTTCGGCAGGAGGCTCATACTCTCCGTTCGCGTTCAGCGTCCCGCTGTTCAAGCGCACGCCTACGGGTGCGCCTCCACCGGATCCAGTTTGGTTCTGGCGGAGATACCGCAATCCAATGTTCTTCGCCGCATTATGAATCGAACCCGACCCGGCGTGAGGCGAGAACTTCTCGGCCGTCCGTGACGTCTTGTCCCCGAGGGTATCCTGCGACGGTCACGAACGGCGGTCGTTGTGGTCTCTGCGCTGGACGCGCTCGGTTCGCGTAACGGTTGCACTTCCGTCGAGAAGAAGGCGGAGCGAGGCGGTATCCCGACGAAACTCGACGCGGTACCGCTCGGGGTCGGTATCGACGCGCTCGGACGTCCACCGCCCGTCGTGGAGGAAGCGATTGAACTCCCACACCCCGGACTCCAGGATGTCGATGCCCCGCTCCCAGTGGAACGATATAGATGCGGGGTGGTACGCGGCAGCGATGGGAAGCGGAAGACTCAGGAACCGGAGACATTCCCGACACTCGCTGCCGGTGATAAAGGAGACCGGTATTTCGTCGGGAAACCGGATGTCCGTGGCGTCCCAGACCTCGGTTTCGATGCGGCCCGCACAGTCCGGACAGACCCCGCGACGGGTCTTGAGGAGGTCGCCGGCCTGTTCCCGAGCCACGGCGTCGATCAGGTCCGCTCCACGCCGGTCGCGCACCTGTGCCGGCCGAACGCGGTAGGCGTTCGCACCCCGGTCGCAGGC
This genomic interval carries:
- a CDS encoding sensor histidine kinase produces the protein MRGRLNYSGIIVAGIGFFLTRFTVTIAIDDPVRFYAAGVLPLLLGLGVAAFGVALMVADVEASLVRTTALWCVIGAGTMAVLVLLTLIGSTGGTLPRPAALRSQLYLSNFLIGGSLGGTLTGLYAARTQRQRRELREQTNRLEVLNRLLRHEVLNAVTVIQGYAAWAGEHDTDDAEIIEQHSTDIATTIEEVRYLTRTTSQDAGGESVDVSDCLDRSIETVSDRHPAATISVGDRPGSVQVQATERVEQVFENLLDNAIVHATSDEPTVCVSVDETATHVSISVADEGPGLPDPQQVLLESGEITDFDDPRDGYDLNIVRLLVESFGGTIDTEVTDTGSTITVTLARPTGTEIGFEPSRSGITGIRLDVPHLAVTLGAAILAGVAYGIVSEQLGGSVAAIGVFYGISDPVIGWVTHEFHSAVFAFIYAGLVSVAPTAYRDHLPAFVAIGIVWALVLWAAAAGVIAPLWLRLLGFQVPIPNLTGVLLAAHVVWGITLGLFTGLGYRYVSPRLRRLGRTFE
- a CDS encoding PAS domain-containing protein, which codes for MLHVDDEPNFAEMAARFITGEDHRFSIDTATSPSEGLDRLDDGRFDCVVSDYDMPEQNGIDFLKTVRETHPDLPFILFTGKGSEEIASEAISAGVTDYLQKGTGTSQYTVLANRVTNVVEQFRSRRAITETQQKLTQLAEHTDDILFMFTGDWSELLFINSAYEEIWGGSIDELYDDPASFLEYIHPADRDKAIEMMDRISSGQSDEIEYRVQRPDGDQRWIHGKTKPIVDANGSVSRIVGYVRDITDRKKRERELGRKERRYQAVFNDPNILVGLTDTDGTVRDVNQTALEYIDADLQEVIGDPLWEAPWFDHSEAVQDDVKDWIARAATGEYVEFEVELVRPGGDPYTVSGVFRPVTNADGEVVSLLISDRDITESKQRERELEQTNALLSTLIMALPEGVLVEDESRQILTVNQQMFDLFELPDSPEDVIGADCADMAESIAGMFDHSEQFIEQINERLGDREPVDGEALALADGRTFERTYRPIELPDTDGHLWMYRDVTARNTRQQELETVQRRFEAVLENTTTPMFMKDDDGRYIFVNQAYRDLFDLRDEDIIGRTDHTIHSPEIAAEVQQNDRSVLERGEPLEIEERISSNGVERTFLSTKVPIYDTGSRSDPDVPVALFGIATDITERTAHVQQLEALNQIAQELMSADTREEVVEIGVEMTRDLLGMHANSIHLYDEAADALVPVEVTDAIYDLVGEPPTFTGADSIAWRVYQQGETLAVDDVHEDPDRYNQESPMRSELFLPLGEYGVMLAGSPSPETFDEQDVLIGEILAGVLTAALEQVERTEQLRTRERELTRQNDRLERFASIVSHDLRNPLSVATGRLELAAGECDSEHLDHVEQAHERMRTLIEDLLALSRDGETVDDLEPIALGQLVEGCWETVETGEARLGSIPDQTIEADRSRLKQLFENLMRNAVEHGGENVTVRVGSLADGFYVEDDGSGIPVDEREPIFEAGYSTGEDGTGFGLHIIKQIVDAHDWRIHVTDSDEGGARFEITGVEVVAV
- a CDS encoding DUF7562 family protein; this encodes MTTPASTLWGGDADEQVTCIACGETLDREDAREYDKHGDRWSREGKTFEYLCKPCYRNCCHQTRDGLEETLVAADAGRTDRTTFLRQYHRLVNTDAEQSGKRT
- a CDS encoding NADH-quinone oxidoreductase subunit C, producing MQQQRVPTAGRPVDRAVTALPEDALVGRRSHENAPAIVIRADRVRDVLSTLRSKAGFDHCSCVTAQEYEDRFETVYHLTSYDDRTRELSVVVPTTRGDPVGESAAAVYPTAEWHEREAYDLLGIEYEGHPDLRRILLPETWQGHPLREDYDQEQPQVVTLHEHANPLEEDHRGEQGGTDTMFINIGPHHPSTHGVLHVETVLDGEQVVDVEPDIGYIHRCEEQMCQQGTYRHQIMPYPDRWDWGGAGLLNEWAYARVVEDLADIEVPEYAQVVRTMSAELSRILSHLLATAMYALDVNGEFTATFMYGFRDREVVQDLLEDLTGQRLMFNYFRVGGVAWDIPSPREAFFEEVRAFTDDLPRKLGEYHDLLTSNEVFQARCVDTGELPPEVAKQYGVTGPVARGSGIDYDLRRDDPYGYYDRLEWDVVTEDGCDNFSRVLVRLKEIEESAAIVDQCVDLLADWPSGERTVQANVPRTLKPSGECYRAVEGAKGELGIYIRADGTETPARFKIRGPSFSNLSALPAMAEGEYVADLIATIGSLDAIMGEVDR
- a CDS encoding helix-turn-helix domain-containing protein: MRYLTVLVEPEGGSAFHPLGEELTAEPSIERRAIHRVELLADDTVLLFAEASGSKERYERIMDDSPHVVDYLVAGENRWMAVSQFEPTEAVRRALELQRETLLVIETPIRFTSDDNLRLTYVGTDETFRKLSEYVDGMDAITFDILDMGDYDVDRSSFRRLITARQEEVLEAAVELGYYREPRQASLEDISGVVGISPATVGEHLRKVEQRVFGEIVQ
- a CDS encoding winged helix-turn-helix domain-containing protein, coding for MGSEQTADEVFRLLSDETRLDVLRTVAVAQHENKKTGVAALSFSEIYDRVDVDDTSKLSYHLGELTGTFLRKHEDGYGFTHAGEQMVRFVLAENYRRPTEVGPIETEGGCQFCGETTVRAVLEDQYFMVYCTACDRGANAYRVRPAQVRDRRGADLIDAVAREQAGDLLKTRRGVCPDCAGRIETEVWDATDIRFPDEIPVSFITGSECRECLRFLSLPLPIAAAYHPASISFHWERGIDILESGVWEFNRFLHDGRWTSERVDTDPERYRVEFRRDTASLRLLLDGSATVTRTERVQRRDHNDRRS